A window of Pseudomonadota bacterium genomic DNA:
CCACCATTATTCGCTGGCACCGCATATTCGCCGGCACCGCATGTCATTACGGGAGGGCCGGGCAGCCGGCAAGGCCAAACTCGCCAGGGCTCCGGACGCCGCGCCCTTGCTCCTCGCATGGCTTGAGCAGCTCACGCAACAACACACTGGCATAGGAACCTGCCGGCAGCTGGAATGTGAGCAGCCCGTCACGTCCATCGTGTTTCCACACGCAGTCGCCGACTCGGACCCGCATCCGGCGACGGCTTCCGGTTCCCCAGCGGCGCAGGGCCAGGAGCCGCTCTGGGTCCAGTCCCCAGCCTGCCAGAATCGACTCTTCCGACGCGCGTGCTTCCGCCTTCGCGGCCAGCATCTTGCATCCGTGGATGGGGCCGGTGGGACTGATTTCCCACGTTCGCATTCGCTCGCCGGCCTCTGCGAGGTCCTGCGCCACGAACAGCCCTCCACTGTCCTCCTTTCGCATCAGGTCACCTTGAACGGGGTCCGTGAAGCAACCCCGGTCGATGCGCTGAGCAAGCCAATCGTTGAACATCGCGGCCTGCAGCACGGACATGAGTAGCTTGCGCTCGAAGGGACGACGAGGCGCCCGGCCCCGGTGCACCAGCCACCTGAATGCCCTATCGACGTTCTTGCCGTCCCTGCCAAAGCGCTGTTCCCCGAAGTAGTTGGGCAAACCGCATACTGACAATTTGGCGAGTATGACCTCGGCCAAGATGCTGTCCTGCGAGGGTACCCGGCGGAGCCTGAGGCTGAAGCGGTTGCCCCGAAGCTGTCCAGTCCTGAGCTTGTGGGGATGGGCTC
This region includes:
- a CDS encoding tRNA pseudouridine(13) synthase TruD: MLRAMPPREALPYTTPLDLRIRGLARQHPDDFRVDEIPAYLPSGHGEHLFVRFTKRGLSTPSAVRKLAHAMDCDPASASWAGLKDLDGVTTQWASFHRAERKAALAVRLDSIQILEARAHPHKLRTGQLRGNRFSLRLRRVPSQDSILAEVILAKLSVCGLPNYFGEQRFGRDGKNVDRAFRWLVHRGRAPRRPFERKLLMSVLQAAMFNDWLAQRIDRGCFTDPVQGDLMRKEDSGGLFVAQDLAEAGERMRTWEISPTGPIHGCKMLAAKAEARASEESILAGWGLDPERLLALRRWGTGSRRRMRVRVGDCVWKHDGRDGLLTFQLPAGSYASVLLRELLKPCEEQGRGVRSPGEFGLAGCPALP